A genomic window from Planococcus rifietoensis includes:
- a CDS encoding sensor histidine kinase codes for MRVKYFYQLIASHMGVLVFAVAILSTLFIFYGERVAYSDKAEELERYGEQILQELEQARPGTDLQSYVTVLEAQNINFIVFDQQSRILYPINGNFPSVELTPEEWNVIERGETLVVYRDVERFERSMTFVALPYVEGSTLAGGVLLASPVSGIREMVTELNRTLVAVIAISLPFALLLSLLLAKIHVTRLQRMRKATSMISEGHYQVNLPESNFDEFGDLAHDFNVMADKLQRSNEEIEQLENRRRRFMADVSHEMRTPLTTIAGIIEGLKSGMIEEQQREKGIRLVSDETKRLMRLVNENLDYEKIRSNQVTLMKEEIEAAELLEIIQEQLQLQAAEKGDRLLIEAEPGEMIYGDMDRLIQILVNIVKNSIQFTENGDIFLRARSEDGASVLEVEDTGDGIEVDELEMIWRRFYKADMSRGSGQFGLGLSIVRQLVNLHDGEISVESEKGSGTKFTIRLPHKQSNK; via the coding sequence TTGCGGGTTAAGTATTTCTATCAATTGATTGCGAGCCATATGGGCGTCCTCGTGTTTGCGGTGGCCATTTTAAGCACGCTGTTCATTTTCTACGGCGAGCGGGTGGCGTATTCGGACAAGGCGGAGGAGTTGGAGCGCTACGGCGAGCAGATCCTCCAGGAACTGGAACAGGCACGCCCAGGTACAGATCTGCAATCCTATGTAACGGTGCTTGAAGCGCAGAACATCAATTTCATCGTCTTCGACCAGCAAAGCCGGATTCTTTATCCAATCAACGGCAATTTTCCGTCGGTCGAGCTGACTCCTGAAGAATGGAATGTCATCGAACGCGGCGAAACCTTGGTCGTCTACCGGGATGTCGAACGCTTTGAGCGGTCGATGACGTTTGTGGCGCTGCCGTATGTCGAAGGCAGCACGCTCGCTGGCGGCGTGTTATTGGCTTCGCCTGTGAGCGGAATCCGGGAAATGGTGACGGAATTGAATCGGACGCTTGTCGCGGTGATTGCCATTTCCTTGCCATTCGCCTTGCTGCTCAGCCTCTTGCTTGCCAAAATTCACGTGACACGGCTGCAGCGCATGCGAAAAGCGACTTCGATGATCAGCGAAGGACATTACCAAGTCAATTTGCCGGAATCGAATTTTGACGAATTCGGAGATTTGGCGCATGACTTCAACGTCATGGCGGACAAATTGCAGCGCTCCAATGAAGAAATCGAACAGCTCGAAAACCGCAGGCGGCGCTTTATGGCGGATGTCTCTCATGAGATGAGGACGCCGCTTACGACCATTGCCGGCATCATCGAAGGCTTGAAGAGCGGTATGATCGAAGAACAGCAGCGCGAAAAAGGCATCCGTCTTGTAAGTGATGAGACGAAGCGGCTCATGCGCCTCGTCAATGAAAACTTGGATTACGAGAAAATCCGGTCGAATCAAGTGACGTTGATGAAAGAAGAGATCGAAGCAGCCGAGCTGTTGGAAATCATCCAAGAACAGCTGCAATTACAGGCAGCCGAAAAAGGCGACCGCTTGTTAATCGAAGCCGAGCCAGGTGAGATGATTTATGGGGATATGGATCGGTTGATTCAAATCCTGGTGAACATCGTCAAAAACAGCATCCAATTTACCGAAAACGGCGATATTTTCCTGCGCGCCCGCTCGGAAGACGGCGCATCTGTGCTGGAAGTGGAAGATACCGGAGACGGCATCGAGGTCGACGAATTGGAAATGATTTGGCGCCGCTTCTATAAAGCGGATATGTCGCGCGGAAGCGGCCAGTTCGGGCTGGGCCTCTCCATCGTCCGCCAGTTGGTTAATTTGCACGACGGAGAAATCTCAGTGGAAAGCGAAAAAGGCAGCGGAACCAAATTCACGATCCGCCTGCCGCATAAACAATCAAATAAGTAA
- a CDS encoding S1C family serine protease: protein MGYYNTTRQDNQKNPWKRYMASSFGGVLAGALLVGTLVTGTDLGETESATAGVQTSELQSDSAIVTTDVTETVDATAEAVVGVSNLQAGNNPFAQTSTQEAGAGSGVIYKKQGDDAFVVTNHHVVEGAEKVVVTLANGEELEAEVLGSDVWTDLAVLKVAGAQIDTVAEFGDSSVLKSGEPVIAIGNPLGLQFSGSVTTGVISGTERAVPIDINKDGQEDWQSEVLQTDAAINPGNSGGALLNAQGQVIGINSMKIAQDAVEGIGLAIPINSAIPIISELEGEGEVSRPSLGVALLELEQIPAEIRNAELNLPSEVEDGIVVQSVQEGSGAAEAGIEAKDTIVELNGQAVSSVLELRQYLYTEVEEQGTVTIKAYRNGELKTFDVQLSEQI from the coding sequence ATGGGCTACTACAATACAACACGGCAAGACAATCAGAAAAATCCGTGGAAACGCTATATGGCTTCCAGTTTCGGAGGCGTATTGGCAGGTGCGTTGCTGGTAGGCACGCTAGTCACTGGAACCGATTTGGGTGAAACGGAATCCGCCACTGCCGGCGTCCAAACGAGTGAACTGCAAAGCGACTCGGCGATTGTCACGACAGACGTGACAGAAACCGTTGACGCGACGGCAGAGGCTGTGGTCGGCGTATCCAATCTGCAAGCAGGCAATAATCCATTTGCCCAAACCTCTACACAAGAAGCAGGAGCAGGATCAGGCGTCATCTATAAAAAACAAGGGGACGATGCATTCGTCGTCACCAACCATCACGTAGTGGAAGGCGCTGAAAAAGTTGTTGTGACTTTGGCGAACGGCGAAGAACTCGAAGCGGAAGTGCTCGGTTCGGATGTATGGACCGACCTTGCTGTTCTGAAAGTCGCGGGAGCGCAAATTGACACAGTTGCAGAGTTTGGCGATTCTTCCGTGCTGAAATCAGGCGAGCCAGTCATTGCAATCGGCAACCCGCTTGGCCTTCAATTTTCTGGGTCGGTGACAACAGGCGTCATTTCTGGGACAGAACGCGCTGTCCCGATTGATATCAATAAAGACGGCCAGGAAGATTGGCAGTCAGAAGTGCTTCAAACCGATGCCGCGATTAATCCCGGCAACAGCGGCGGCGCATTATTGAATGCACAAGGCCAAGTCATTGGCATCAACTCGATGAAAATTGCACAGGATGCAGTGGAAGGCATCGGACTTGCGATTCCGATCAATTCCGCGATCCCAATCATCTCGGAACTTGAAGGAGAAGGGGAAGTGTCCCGTCCGTCTCTAGGCGTCGCATTGCTTGAACTGGAACAGATACCTGCAGAAATTAGAAATGCAGAATTGAACCTTCCGAGTGAAGTGGAAGATGGCATTGTCGTCCAATCGGTACAGGAAGGATCGGGCGCAGCTGAAGCAGGAATCGAAGCGAAAGATACCATCGTTGAATTGAATGGCCAAGCTGTTTCTTCTGTTTTGGAACTTCGCCAATATCTCTATACGGAAGTGGAAGAACAAGGGACTGTGACGATTAAAGCTTACCGGAATGGCGAATTGAAAACTTTCGACGTCCAATTGAGTGAACAAATTTAA
- a CDS encoding PLD nuclease N-terminal domain-containing protein has protein sequence MLDERTILLVLPILVLQIALMIFALVDLIKNPNPNGPKWMWAAIIVLLNIIGPILYFVIGRRNY, from the coding sequence ATGTTGGATGAACGTACAATTCTATTGGTGCTGCCCATTTTGGTTTTGCAGATCGCATTGATGATATTCGCATTAGTGGATTTGATCAAAAACCCAAATCCGAACGGTCCGAAGTGGATGTGGGCGGCGATCATTGTCTTGTTGAATATTATCGGGCCGATTCTGTACTTTGTCATAGGGAGGCGGAATTATTGA
- a CDS encoding GNAT family N-acetyltransferase, protein MIRKSEVTLHCYTKRTDVSYDLPADQQEFTIMPQELIKRDAGNPEKHFIVIRARGEVAGFFELDESEDRKRYSDNPKALLLRGYSVNPKFQGRGIATGSLEALPAFLQKEFEAFDEIVLGVNARNTAAQNLYKKAGFEDTGRRVMGKKGEQFAMCLKVK, encoded by the coding sequence GTGATTAGAAAAAGTGAAGTGACGCTGCATTGCTATACCAAAAGAACAGATGTCTCTTATGATCTCCCAGCGGACCAGCAGGAATTCACCATTATGCCGCAAGAACTCATCAAGCGGGATGCGGGGAATCCGGAAAAGCATTTCATCGTCATCCGCGCGCGCGGCGAAGTGGCCGGATTTTTCGAGCTGGATGAATCGGAGGACCGGAAACGCTATTCCGATAACCCAAAAGCTTTGCTATTGCGCGGCTACTCCGTCAATCCTAAATTTCAAGGGCGCGGCATCGCAACCGGCTCACTTGAAGCGCTGCCTGCTTTTCTGCAAAAAGAATTCGAAGCTTTTGACGAGATCGTACTCGGCGTCAATGCACGCAATACCGCTGCGCAGAACCTCTACAAAAAAGCCGGTTTTGAAGACACCGGCCGAAGAGTCATGGGCAAAAAAGGCGAGCAATTCGCAATGTGCCTGAAAGTGAAATAA
- a CDS encoding response regulator transcription factor, with the protein MKILVVEDNPSVSSMLELFFSKEGLEGEFAGDGLEGYHKFQEGDFDLLILDWMLPGMDGIALCRKIRETGSEVPIIMLTAKDSESDQVIGFEMGADDYVTKPFSPLTLMARIKAVTRRARKGEAAEDGIRTSHFHVRKETREVVKDGEAIDNLTPKEFDLLVFFLQHPKQVFSREQLLEQVWGYQFYGDERTVDVHIKRLRKKIPEGDQLFHTVWGVGYKFEELAG; encoded by the coding sequence ATGAAAATTTTGGTGGTGGAAGACAACCCGAGTGTCAGTTCAATGCTGGAATTGTTTTTTTCAAAAGAAGGCCTAGAAGGTGAATTCGCTGGAGATGGGCTGGAAGGCTACCATAAATTCCAGGAAGGGGATTTTGACCTGCTGATCCTGGATTGGATGCTTCCAGGAATGGACGGCATCGCGCTGTGCCGGAAAATCCGCGAAACGGGAAGCGAAGTGCCGATCATCATGCTGACAGCGAAAGACAGTGAATCCGACCAAGTGATCGGCTTTGAAATGGGAGCAGATGATTATGTGACCAAGCCGTTCAGCCCGTTGACCTTGATGGCGCGCATCAAAGCAGTAACCAGAAGGGCGCGAAAAGGCGAAGCGGCTGAGGACGGCATCCGCACATCCCATTTCCATGTCAGGAAAGAAACACGCGAAGTCGTCAAAGACGGCGAAGCGATCGACAATCTAACACCGAAGGAATTTGATCTGCTGGTCTTTTTCCTGCAACATCCGAAGCAAGTGTTCAGCCGGGAGCAATTGCTCGAACAGGTATGGGGCTATCAGTTCTACGGCGATGAACGAACGGTAGACGTCCATATTAAACGGCTGCGCAAAAAAATTCCGGAAGGGGACCAGCTCTTCCATACGGTGTGGGGAGTGGGTTATAAATTTGAAGAACTTGCGGGTTAA
- a CDS encoding protein-L-isoaspartate(D-aspartate) O-methyltransferase: MTVRKQDITAYFRSLDRGSFMDRHQQDAGRDEALPIGYGQTISQPSLVLEMTVALALDDHHKVLEIGTGSGFQTALLAAFSREVYTVEKIPQLAESAKKRLEAKEFKNISFLLGDGSLGWPEHAPYDRIIVTAAASDIPKELVDQLADGGRMIIPVGSRYSQDLLAIDKTIDGKLEKTALEAVRFVPLKGKYEN; encoded by the coding sequence ATGACTGTACGTAAACAGGACATCACCGCTTATTTCCGCTCACTTGACCGGGGCTCGTTCATGGATCGCCACCAGCAAGATGCAGGGCGAGACGAAGCTTTGCCAATTGGATATGGACAGACGATTTCACAACCTTCACTCGTGTTGGAAATGACCGTTGCACTCGCTCTCGACGACCATCACAAAGTGCTGGAGATTGGCACAGGGTCGGGTTTTCAGACAGCGCTACTGGCAGCTTTTTCACGTGAGGTCTACACAGTCGAGAAGATTCCACAGCTAGCTGAGAGCGCCAAAAAGCGGCTCGAAGCGAAAGAATTTAAAAACATCTCGTTCCTGCTGGGCGATGGCAGCCTCGGCTGGCCTGAACACGCACCGTACGACCGGATCATCGTCACTGCCGCTGCTTCGGATATTCCAAAAGAATTGGTGGACCAATTAGCTGACGGCGGACGCATGATTATCCCTGTCGGCAGTCGGTACAGTCAGGACCTTCTCGCCATCGATAAAACCATCGATGGAAAACTGGAAAAGACAGCGCTCGAAGCTGTCCGCTTTGTCCCATTGAAAGGGAAGTATGAAAATTAG
- a CDS encoding metallophosphoesterase: MKKLIALIFVALLLLGFAWVNNNWIVTTEYSVQSENVPAAFAGKRIVQVSDLHNAEFGNQQQSLLDKVEAANPDAIFITGDLIDSDRYDLERSLAAVDGLVEMSEVYYVIGNHEVSSNRLDDEIVPALEERGVQVLRNRSVMWEQDGEAIQIAGIDDPLMDIYLHEEEFTRNSIAEAGLNDAFTLLLAHRPEQLETYASEGIDVVFAGHAHGGQIRIPGLGGLIAPGQGWFPSMTEGVFESGDTQLVLSRGLGNSGFPLRVFNLPEIVVVTLENE; this comes from the coding sequence ATGAAGAAACTGATTGCATTGATTTTTGTCGCATTGCTCCTGCTGGGATTTGCCTGGGTCAATAATAACTGGATTGTCACGACCGAATATTCGGTCCAATCGGAAAACGTGCCGGCTGCATTTGCCGGCAAGCGCATCGTCCAAGTATCGGACCTTCACAACGCTGAATTTGGGAATCAACAGCAATCCTTGTTGGATAAAGTCGAAGCGGCGAATCCGGATGCCATTTTCATTACCGGGGATTTGATTGATAGCGACCGCTACGACCTGGAGAGAAGTTTGGCGGCTGTTGATGGGCTGGTTGAGATGAGTGAAGTGTATTATGTCATCGGCAACCACGAAGTATCGTCGAATCGGCTGGATGATGAAATTGTCCCTGCCTTGGAAGAACGCGGTGTCCAAGTGTTGCGCAATCGCTCGGTCATGTGGGAACAGGATGGGGAAGCGATACAAATTGCGGGTATCGACGATCCGTTAATGGATATCTATCTGCATGAAGAGGAGTTTACGCGCAACAGCATCGCAGAAGCTGGGCTCAACGACGCGTTTACTTTGCTGCTTGCCCATCGGCCTGAACAATTGGAGACTTATGCAAGCGAAGGCATCGATGTCGTTTTCGCCGGGCACGCACACGGCGGCCAGATTCGTATCCCAGGGCTTGGCGGCTTGATCGCCCCAGGGCAAGGCTGGTTTCCAAGCATGACAGAAGGCGTCTTCGAATCAGGGGACACGCAGCTTGTGTTGAGCCGGGGACTTGGGAACAGTGGATTTCCACTGCGTGTTTTCAATTTGCCCGAAATCGTGGTTGTGACGTTGGAGAATGAATAA
- a CDS encoding CHY zinc finger protein produces the protein MCERPPVIGLDVDSETRCRHYHSENDRIAIRFHCCGKYFPCFACHEAAGCGDTSVWPKEQFHEKAILCGACGNELSIRDYLDCASSCPRCAAAFNPGCNLHKHLYFEV, from the coding sequence ATGTGTGAACGCCCTCCCGTCATTGGGCTCGATGTCGATTCTGAAACCCGTTGCCGCCATTATCATTCGGAAAACGATCGAATTGCCATTCGCTTCCATTGCTGCGGAAAATATTTTCCTTGCTTTGCTTGCCATGAGGCCGCGGGCTGCGGCGATACGTCTGTCTGGCCGAAAGAGCAGTTCCACGAAAAAGCCATTCTTTGCGGAGCATGCGGCAACGAGCTGTCCATCCGTGACTATCTCGATTGCGCTTCTTCCTGCCCGCGTTGCGCCGCTGCTTTTAACCCCGGCTGTAATTTACATAAGCACTTATATTTCGAAGTTTAA
- a CDS encoding GTPase, whose protein sequence is MVKEFEDEVMRAMDKVFEDEMKKVSDTLEQDLLISLIGEVNAGKSTTVNKIIGEDIASTNPMPGETVSVDPYNIRGLENIKFMDTPGLNDPNDENPKKTLEFVQQSDVVLFFLNAAGTVFSDSEKQKFAEIEKHNKDILIVLNKIDAAEDIPSIIRFIKGHTNNKYKVIPVSSKTGENLDLLKKEILLLLEKKGKDLLFAKSMKEKSSAATRWIVGAGVSAGIIGASPIPGSDVLPLTTLQVGLIVKLSNLYDKPLTKKAAKDMIVITATQTIGHTLYRQALKFIPGAGSVIGGTVASSMTLALGYGVKYAYENNIAIDYEMIGSLYDKLKKREKNA, encoded by the coding sequence ATGGTTAAGGAATTCGAAGATGAAGTCATGCGTGCGATGGATAAAGTGTTTGAAGATGAGATGAAGAAAGTGAGCGATACGCTCGAGCAGGATTTGCTGATCTCATTGATCGGCGAAGTCAATGCCGGGAAATCGACAACGGTGAATAAAATCATCGGTGAAGACATTGCCAGCACCAATCCGATGCCTGGCGAGACGGTCAGCGTAGATCCTTACAACATCCGCGGCCTCGAAAACATCAAGTTCATGGATACGCCCGGGCTTAACGACCCGAATGATGAAAACCCTAAAAAGACATTGGAGTTCGTCCAGCAATCGGATGTCGTGCTATTTTTCCTGAACGCTGCCGGGACAGTCTTTTCAGATAGCGAAAAACAAAAATTCGCCGAGATCGAAAAACACAATAAAGACATCCTCATCGTTTTAAATAAAATCGATGCAGCAGAAGATATCCCCTCGATCATCAGATTCATCAAAGGGCACACAAACAATAAATACAAAGTGATCCCAGTGTCTTCAAAAACAGGGGAGAACTTGGATCTGCTGAAGAAAGAAATTTTGCTGTTGCTGGAAAAGAAGGGGAAAGACCTGCTCTTCGCCAAAAGCATGAAAGAGAAATCGTCGGCTGCCACGCGCTGGATCGTGGGGGCCGGGGTCTCAGCTGGAATCATCGGCGCGTCACCGATTCCAGGATCGGACGTATTGCCATTGACGACGCTGCAGGTCGGACTCATCGTCAAATTGTCGAATCTGTACGATAAGCCTTTAACAAAAAAAGCGGCAAAAGACATGATCGTCATTACTGCTACGCAGACCATTGGCCATACCCTCTACCGCCAGGCGTTGAAATTTATTCCGGGGGCAGGTTCGGTCATCGGGGGAACAGTGGCGAGCTCCATGACACTGGCGCTTGGCTACGGCGTAAAATATGCGTACGAAAACAATATCGCCATCGATTACGAGATGATCGGCAGCCTCTATGATAAGCTGAAAAAGCGAGAAAAGAATGCTTAA
- a CDS encoding ABC transporter permease, giving the protein MKQFSTLLLKEWRENLRNFKIFWIPVVFILLGITEPLSNYYLPQILDATGGLPDGAVIELPDPEPEQLMVAVMGQFQLIGMLVLVLAYMGSIAGERRNGTATLLYVRPLSYVSYFLSKWLMASIVALISVWAGFLAGYYYTAVLFAAVPFGEFLAFATTYSLWLVLVVTLVLFASASMPNAGLAAALTLATLLILQLIDSLFGSRWEWSPLKLPNYAASFLDIGPDVTALIWTLALSLVCLIGLAALGIWFSKRNRAKTKV; this is encoded by the coding sequence ATGAAGCAATTTTCGACACTGCTGTTGAAGGAATGGCGTGAGAACTTGCGCAATTTTAAGATTTTCTGGATTCCCGTCGTCTTTATTCTGTTGGGCATCACAGAACCTTTATCGAATTATTACCTTCCTCAGATTCTCGATGCCACAGGAGGGTTGCCGGATGGTGCTGTTATCGAACTGCCGGATCCGGAACCTGAACAATTGATGGTCGCGGTCATGGGTCAATTCCAGTTGATCGGCATGCTTGTCCTCGTTCTCGCTTATATGGGGAGCATTGCGGGCGAGCGCAGAAACGGAACGGCGACTCTTTTATATGTACGGCCATTATCGTATGTATCCTATTTCCTCAGCAAATGGCTGATGGCTTCCATTGTAGCGTTGATCAGCGTATGGGCAGGTTTTTTGGCTGGTTATTATTACACGGCTGTGCTGTTTGCGGCAGTTCCGTTCGGTGAGTTCCTGGCGTTTGCGACGACGTATAGTTTATGGCTGGTATTGGTGGTCACTTTGGTGCTATTTGCGAGTGCGTCGATGCCGAATGCGGGTTTGGCTGCTGCGTTGACGCTTGCCACGTTGCTTATTTTGCAGCTTATCGACAGCCTGTTCGGCAGCCGCTGGGAATGGTCGCCGCTGAAGCTTCCAAATTATGCAGCGTCTTTCCTGGATATCGGGCCGGATGTGACAGCACTGATCTGGACGCTTGCGCTCTCGCTGGTGTGCTTGATTGGATTGGCGGCACTGGGCATTTGGTTCTCGAAAAGGAACCGCGCGAAAACGAAAGTATAG
- a CDS encoding DUF2243 domain-containing protein encodes MVSAERKTDLTTARNRRVHTSRNFWAGLLFGAGMFSVLEQSIFHFFLQWHHFYEGNGPQAILTGEGIYQVIGWALTVLSLWIAADLARRKAFWPARFSGSALIGGGVLLIFDSLVFRLLLNLHTVRDTGDPVFYESLWLGTAAFLFLLGWSVLRNASRDGD; translated from the coding sequence ATGGTTTCGGCAGAACGCAAGACAGATCTTACGACAGCAAGAAACCGGCGCGTCCACACTTCCCGGAACTTTTGGGCAGGCTTATTGTTCGGTGCCGGGATGTTTTCAGTGCTCGAGCAAAGCATTTTCCATTTTTTCTTGCAATGGCATCATTTCTACGAAGGCAATGGTCCCCAAGCGATTTTGACGGGGGAAGGAATTTACCAGGTCATCGGCTGGGCGTTGACGGTTTTGTCTCTATGGATTGCTGCCGATTTGGCTAGGCGCAAAGCCTTTTGGCCAGCGCGTTTTTCAGGGAGTGCCTTGATTGGAGGCGGCGTGCTGCTGATATTCGACAGCTTGGTGTTCCGCCTGCTATTGAATTTGCATACAGTCAGGGACACTGGCGACCCCGTTTTCTATGAATCGCTATGGCTCGGAACAGCCGCTTTCCTGTTTTTGCTCGGCTGGTCGGTCTTGCGCAACGCCTCGAGGGATGGCGATTAA
- a CDS encoding ABC transporter ATP-binding protein translates to MNVLEVRSLTKRFGTEQAVDGLGFELAEGSATALIGPNGAGKTTTLSMLAGLLEATAGEIQRKKNLSIGFLPQYPRFFPWLTALEFTEMAAKLSGVDSKKARQQAERTLGFVGLGQVANKKIGGFSGGMKQRLGLAQAMVHQPSLLLLDEPISSLDPTGRREVMELLKSLLGQTTILYSTHILNDAEEMTDQLLFLQNGRLVEHGSLSQVRSRYADPQIRIRFENTNAAERFVRESPWPSAVQGTAVIVPVKAEGPIMQDVFRFLSVKSLPVVGVEQQTASLEDIFLKVVAGK, encoded by the coding sequence TTGAACGTATTGGAAGTCAGGTCATTAACGAAGCGCTTTGGCACCGAACAAGCAGTTGACGGGTTGGGCTTCGAGCTTGCAGAAGGCAGTGCAACGGCATTGATTGGCCCAAACGGTGCTGGAAAGACCACGACGCTGTCGATGCTCGCTGGGTTGCTGGAAGCGACAGCAGGAGAAATCCAGCGCAAGAAAAACTTATCGATCGGCTTTTTGCCGCAATACCCGCGATTCTTTCCCTGGCTGACGGCTTTGGAATTTACGGAAATGGCCGCTAAGCTGAGCGGCGTCGATTCGAAAAAAGCCCGCCAGCAGGCAGAACGGACATTGGGGTTTGTCGGGCTAGGTCAAGTAGCCAATAAGAAAATCGGCGGCTTTTCAGGAGGCATGAAGCAGCGGCTCGGATTGGCGCAAGCGATGGTGCACCAGCCAAGCTTGCTGTTATTAGACGAACCGATTTCTTCCTTGGACCCGACCGGGCGAAGGGAAGTGATGGAATTATTGAAATCACTGCTTGGCCAAACGACGATTCTTTACTCTACCCATATTTTGAACGATGCTGAAGAAATGACAGACCAGCTATTGTTTCTGCAGAATGGCCGCCTCGTGGAACACGGTTCCCTCAGCCAGGTGCGCAGCCGCTATGCGGACCCGCAAATTCGGATTCGCTTTGAAAACACTAACGCTGCGGAAAGGTTTGTGCGTGAATCGCCGTGGCCATCTGCTGTTCAAGGCACAGCAGTTATTGTGCCTGTAAAAGCGGAGGGGCCGATCATGCAGGATGTGTTCCGTTTCCTGTCAGTGAAAAGCCTGCCTGTGGTTGGAGTCGAACAACAGACCGCCAGCCTGGAAGATATTTTCCTGAAGGTGGTGGCTGGAAAATGA
- the msrA gene encoding peptide-methionine (S)-S-oxide reductase MsrA — protein MESTIISVLEQDLPDTANLETATFGMGCFWSPDAQFGSLPGVIRTRTGYAGGTSDNPTYRKMGDHTETIQVEFDPGQICFEEIVKEFWRSHYPNRDAYKGRQYISLLFWQSEEQKHIIEKLKAEKEQQLNEPVETEIRPFDGFTEAEERHQKYYLKRYPKALEQLAELYPELGLLTPSTFAARLNGFVKGFGSRQQLIEEINGWPINKEHRDALRQVLLKLKW, from the coding sequence ATGGAAAGCACAATAATTTCAGTACTTGAACAGGACTTGCCAGATACAGCGAATCTTGAAACCGCAACCTTTGGGATGGGCTGCTTTTGGAGCCCGGATGCACAGTTCGGTTCATTGCCCGGCGTGATCCGGACACGGACCGGCTATGCAGGCGGCACTTCGGACAATCCTACATACAGGAAGATGGGAGACCATACTGAAACCATCCAAGTAGAATTTGATCCCGGACAGATTTGCTTTGAAGAAATCGTCAAGGAATTTTGGCGCAGCCATTATCCGAACCGTGATGCATACAAAGGTCGCCAATACATTTCCTTGCTATTTTGGCAGTCCGAAGAGCAAAAGCACATCATCGAGAAACTGAAGGCAGAAAAAGAGCAGCAATTGAACGAGCCGGTCGAAACGGAAATCCGGCCGTTCGACGGATTTACGGAAGCGGAGGAGCGCCATCAGAAATATTATTTAAAACGCTATCCGAAAGCGCTTGAACAATTGGCAGAACTTTATCCCGAGCTGGGGCTTCTGACACCGTCGACTTTCGCAGCCCGGCTGAACGGGTTTGTCAAAGGCTTCGGCAGCCGTCAGCAATTGATCGAAGAAATCAACGGATGGCCGATTAACAAAGAGCACAGGGATGCTCTTCGGCAAGTGCTGCTCAAACTGAAATGGTAA
- a CDS encoding DUF2294 domain-containing protein — protein MQNSKTMQSEIGGYISTVIREHFGKGPTSVFVIVKPPFVIVHLRGFLSPTEKILLQKNEFRRVMEIRHLLIEELKPDICAAFSRASGEKVESIYSDWHLENQTGMLIGVMASREAAAEFDWQSDATQEALHDSVVEASRKAEKKPESTELFWLNDRTLLIERTGFLVEIERELIRNGLAEELKQVKRPLEKRLLLKETPFPDLLKRDIREIFLDWEFSTDISYILVLLEPNKHS, from the coding sequence TTGCAGAATTCCAAAACCATGCAAAGTGAAATCGGCGGCTATATTTCAACCGTCATCCGTGAACACTTCGGGAAAGGCCCGACATCTGTATTCGTGATTGTGAAACCACCTTTTGTCATCGTCCACCTCAGAGGTTTCCTAAGCCCGACAGAAAAGATTTTGCTCCAGAAAAACGAGTTTAGGCGCGTGATGGAAATCCGCCATTTGCTGATCGAGGAACTGAAGCCAGATATTTGCGCTGCCTTCTCCCGTGCTTCTGGCGAAAAAGTCGAATCGATTTATTCCGATTGGCATCTGGAAAACCAGACCGGCATGCTTATCGGGGTCATGGCTAGCCGGGAAGCTGCCGCTGAATTTGACTGGCAGTCCGATGCAACGCAAGAAGCCCTTCACGATTCAGTCGTGGAAGCCAGCCGAAAAGCCGAAAAAAAACCTGAAAGCACCGAGTTGTTCTGGTTGAATGACCGGACCTTATTGATTGAACGGACGGGCTTCTTAGTGGAAATTGAACGTGAATTGATTCGCAATGGGTTGGCCGAAGAACTGAAACAAGTGAAACGGCCTCTCGAAAAGCGCTTGCTTTTGAAGGAAACCCCGTTCCCTGATCTGCTCAAACGGGATATCCGTGAGATTTTCCTCGATTGGGAATTCTCGACGGACATCAGTTATATTCTTGTCTTGCTTGAGCCGAATAAACATTCTTAA